AAATAATTCTTACAGGAGCTACAGGGATGGTAGGAGAAGGCGTTTTAATGGAATGTCTTGAGAATCCCAATGTTTCCGAAATCCTCAGCATAAGCAGAAAACCTTGTGGAAAATCGCATCACAAGCTGAAAGAATACCTTGTCCCGGACTTTTTATCCATAGACATTCATGATGAAAAACTGAAAGGCTATGATGCCTGTTTTTTCTGTGCAGGAATCAGCAGTATAGGCATGAATGAAGAAGATTACACCAGAATTACTTACGATACAACCTTACACTTTGCAAAAGCTGTTTTGAACCAAAATCCGGATATGGTTTTCAATTATGTTTCAGGGGCAAGCACAGACAGCACAGAGAGTGGAAAAATGATGTGGGCAAGAGTAAAAGGCAAAACTGAAAATGATCTGAAAAAGATGAATTTCAAAGGGGCTTATAATTTCCGTCCCGGATTCATGAAACCTATTGACGGTCAATTGAATGTAAAATGGTTTTTTAAACCTTTTATTTGGATTTTTCCTATTTTTTTTCAATCAAAATCATTAACTTTACAGGAAGTGGGTAGAGCAATGATCAATGTGACACAAAAAGGGTACCCTACATCTGCTTTAGAAATTAGAGATATTAAAAATTTATCGATATGAGAGACATGTTAAGAAGGATTATTCTGGTTATTTTTGTACTCTTGCTTGTGACTGCTGTTTCAGGATATTTTTATATGCAGAAACATCCATTGGAAGGGAATAAGTCTGGAACAATTTTAAATTTTTCAGGAAAATCAGGAAAATAAATACATCCTACAAGCCCTCACTCGAACATTATTTTATCTTTTATCGGAAACAAACCTATTTTTTAAACATTTCTTAAAATTCCATTAAGATAGTTGCGAAACATAAAGTTCATTTTTGCATTTACCTAATTAAAGTAAAAATGATCAACAACTACTTATTAAAAGGGTCTGTGATTGCCGCATTCTTTTTTCAGAGCGGTCTTTTCGGACAGACACTGATTCATTACTGGAATTTTAACAACAACACTTCTGCTGTCACAGTCACTACACCTGCTTCTACTATGGTGAACGGTTCTCTTACGGCTATAGCAGGTGGTACAAGTGTAATAGATTTTGCAGGTGGTACCGGGCAGAATTTTAGTGAGGAAAATTTAAATGCCAGAAATGGAGATGCATCCGGAACCCATTTAAGGTTCAATAATCCGATCGGAGGAGGGTTACAGTTTAATCTGCCTACAACAGGATACAATAATGTCATTGTTAAATTTACTACCAGAAGATCCGGCCAGGGAGCAGGTACCCAGACATGGTCTTATTCAACAGACGGAACTACTTTTGTGCAGTTTCAGACTGTGAATCCTCAGGATGCCAATCCTCAGCTGATTAGTCTTGACTTTTCTAACATACAGGGAGCCAATAACAATCCCAACTTTAAATTAAAAGTTGAATTCTCAGCAGCAGGAGGTGGAACAGGAGGAAACAACCGTTTTGATAACTTTACGGTAGATGCAACTCCTGCCGGTGGTCCTGATATCACTCCACCAACCGTTACTTATCTTCCTGCTAATAATACCAATAACGCTTCAACTACTGTAAATCCTACATTATCTTTTAATGAAAATATAAGATTAACAGATAATTCCGCGATCAATAATTCTAATGCTCAAAATCTTATAGAGCTCCGCCTGGGGAATGCCGCAGGCGCACAAATTCCTTTTACAACAACTTTCAGCAACAATACCATTACCGTGACTCCAACTTCAGGGCTGGTACCGGGACAAACTTATTATATTGCGCTTAAACCCAACACAGTAGAAGACTTTAGTGATAATGGGGTTATTGACGCTACATCCAGTACTTTTACTACAGCCGGAACAACAATTTCTTTGGAAAAAAACTTTATTAAGGTTAATGAAAATGCAGGAAACCTTGCATTCAAAATCAATATCACCAATCCTTCAACAGCTACAGTAAATCTTGTGGTAAAACCGGCACCATTCAGTACAGCTGATGCTAATGATTTTACTTTAGCCAACCAAACTATTAACATCACTCCATCTACAACAAGTTATACAGTTAACATTCCTATTATTGATGACACAGTGGCAGAACAGCAGGCTGAATATTTTGTTGTAAGCCTTGAAAATCCTGCAGGAGCAGCTATTTCAGGAGATAATTCTGCAACTGTTTTTATTATAGATAATGATAAACCGGCACCGGTTCCATCTCATCAGATCCAACTGAATTATCTAGGAAGTTTTGATCCTTCAGGAAATAATAATAGTTCTACAGAAATTGTGGTTCATGATGCATCAACTCAGCGCTTATTCACAATAAGCTCCATTACAGATGTTTTTGACATTATTGATTTCAGTAACCCGGCAATTCCATCAGTAGTAAAAACAGTGAATATGGCACCTTATGGCGGTATCACAAGTATTGCCGTGAAAAATGGAATCATTGCAGCCGCTTCTCCCAATACTGATCCTCAGCAAAACGGTTCTGTAGTGTTCTTTGATATAAACGGAAACTTCCTGAAACAGATAAACGTAGGAGCATTACCGGATATGATTACCTTCTCCCCTGACGGAACAAAAGTTGTTACAGCAAATGAAGGAGAGCCTAATGACGCTTACACCGTAGATCCTGAAGGAACAATCAGTATTATTGACATCTCCGGCGGTATTGGAAACCTTACGCAAAGTAATGTAACGACTCTTAATTTCAACAGTTTTGATTCTCAGCTAGCAACGTTAACGGCTACAGGTTTAAGAAAAGTAAGAACTAACAATACACTTTCTCAGGATCTGGAACCTGAATATGTAACCATCAGTGCAGACAGTCAGAAAGCATGGGTAACACTGCAGGAAAATAATGCCGTTGCTGAGATTAATCTGGCCACTAAAACCATCACAGGAATCTGGGGATTAGGAAAAAAAGATATGAGCCTTCCCGGCAATGGCTTTGATGCTTCAGACAATAATGGAGAGGTTTTAATTGCCAATTGGCCGGTAAAAACTTATTACGTTCCGGATGCAGTACAGAATTATAAGGTAGGTAGCACAAATTATATCGTAACAGCCAATGAAGGTGACGAAAAAGATCTTTCAGGATACAGTGAAAGAACGACTGTGGGAGCTAACAACTATACTTTAGATCCTGTATTGTTCCCGAATTCCAGTATTTTAAAGGCTTCCTATAATCTGGGAAGATTCAGGGTTTCATCTGCCACAGGAAATACAGATGGAGATGCAGAATTTGAAGAAATAGCCGCTTTAGGAGCACGTTCGTTCTCTATTTTCAGTACTGATACTAAACAGATTGTGTACGACAGTGGAGATCAGTTTGAAAGATATATTGCAGCCTATCATCCGTTAATTTTTAATACAGATAATGAATCCAATGCCGTTAAAAACAGAAGCCGTGCAAAAGGCCCTGAACCGGAAGGTGTAGCACTGGGAAATATCAACGGGCAGACGTATGCTTTCATCACATTAGAAAGAACCGGAGGGGTTATGGTGTATAATATCACAGACCCTAACAACCCTACTTTCACCGATTATAAACATTCCCGCTCTACTTCAGCTTACGGAGGTGACAACGGCCCTGAAGGAATTATCTACATCGCTCCTGAAAATACAACCACCAATAAAGGTTATGTGATTGTTGCCAATGAAATCAGTGGAACTCTATCCATGTATGAAGTGGCAGTGCCAGCTACACTTGGAACAGGTGAGATAAAAACTGAACAGGTGACTTTCAACGTATTCCCCAATCCTGTCAACAAAGGAAATACACTTTATTTTAACAGAAAACAGGATTACGAATTGTATGATATGTCCGGAAAGTTAATCGGAAAGGAAAAGAATGCTTTAACAATAAGCACATCCAATCTTTCTACCGGAGTTTATCTTATAAAAACGTCAGAAGGGCAGATCAAAAGAGTCATTGTAAAGTAAACATAAATTACAGTATACCATTCTATTTAAAGCTTCGGGTTTTCCGGAGCTTTTTTGCTGTTGATAAATTTGAAGTCAATTAAATAAAAAACTCACGATTTAAGATGATTTAACTTTTGAAATACCTGAAAAGATCATTTTATTTCTATATTTACCTCCAACAAAACCAAATTCACAATGAAAAATATTAAAAAAGCAGGAATTCTGGCAATTCTTTTACTCGGAACAGGAACAGCTTTCTCACAATCCACAAAAACAGAATCTGCAAAAGGGGTAGAAAAAACAGAAGGTAATAAGATGATACATGTAGAAGGTGTAGGTCATACACTCAATTATGCTCTTAATGGAGGAACTGTTGAGGTAGAAGGTGGTGATAACACATTAACGGTAAAAGGAAGTGCTAAAACAATTACTGTTTCGGGGACAGGTAATAAAGTATACATCGATAAAGTTGACAAAATATCCATGGAAGGCGGTGGCAATATGGTCTACTACCGAACTTCCGGAACGAAATCCGGAAAACCAGACGTTTCCATTACCGGAGTGGAAAATAAAGTTGTAAAACAGTAAACTCATTTCCAGACTCTTAAAAATATTAAAACAAAAAAAGACAGGCCTTAAAAAAGCCTGTCTTTTTAAAAATATCTCAGATATAATTTTACTCTACATTGATTACCTTTTCGATTTCCGGCGCATGTTGTTTGATGGTATTTTCAACACCTAGTTTCAGGGTTGAAAAATTCAACGAACATCCGGAACAGTTACCCAAAAGTTTCACAAACACCTGATTATTTTTCACATCAATAAGCTCAATATCACCACCGTCTTTATTCAAAAACGGTCTGATGCTTTCCAGAGCTTCCATTACTCTTGTTACTGTATCTTCGTGCGTTATGTTTGTTTCCATATTTTTCAGTTCAATTTGGTCCTTTCAAATTTTATTGAAAGTTATTATTATTTTGCTTTTGGTGAGCATCCTGCCATTGTTGAAATTTTCACTGCTTCAGTAGGAGGAAGACTTTTATTTCTTTCCACTAAGCTTTCTACCATTTTTCTGGCCGTTTCTGTGTAGATATCTGCAATTTTAGATCCTTCCTGAAGCGCAGCCGGTCTTCCCACATCTCCTGCTTCTCTGATGCTTTGAATCAATGGAATTTCTCCTAATACAGGAATTCCAAGATCTTCAGCCAAATATTGTGCTCCCTGGTTTCCAAAGATATAATATTTATTTTCAGGAAGTTCTTCCGGTGTAAAATACGCCATATTTTCTATCAATCCAAGAACCGGAATATTGATACTTTCCATCTGGAACATAGCAATACCCTTTCTAACATCTGCCAATGCAACATGCTGAGGTGTACTTACAATCACTGCACCTGTTACCGGTACTTCCTGAATAATTGATAAGTGAATATCACCTGTTCCCGGAGGAAGATCTATTAACAAGAAATCCAGTTCTCCCCATGCAGCATCTCTGATCATCTGGTTTAGTGCTTTTGAAGCCATAGGCCCTCTCCACACTACCGCCTGATTAGCTCCTGAGAAATATCCGATTGAAAGCATTTTCACTCCATAATTCTCAATAGGTTTCATCATGCTCTTTCCATTTACTTCTACAGAAATTGGTTTTTCACCTTCTGTATCAAACATGGTAGGAACTGAAGGGCCATAGATATCAGCATCTAATAATCCTACTTTGAAGCCCATTTTTGCCAATGTTACTGCCATATTTGCAGAAACTGTAGATTTTCCTACTCCTCCTTTACCGGAAGCAATAGCGATAATATTTTGAATACCCGGAATTTGTTTTCCTTTGATCTGACTTTGCTGAATTTCACTAGGCTCCGGAGAAACGATCTTAAGTTTTAAATGAACTTCTTCTCCAAACTCACTGGCAAAAGCCTGTTTCATTGCAGCCTCCAGTTTTTTCTTTTCGTGCATTGCAGGCGAATGAGCAGTCATGTCAATATAAACATCATTACCCATAATCTGAAGATTATTCACCAAATCGTCTACTTCTATTTCTTTAAGGAAATCCTGAACCTTTTCTTTCGTCAAC
The window above is part of the Chryseobacterium sp. MA9 genome. Proteins encoded here:
- a CDS encoding NifU family protein, translated to METNITHEDTVTRVMEALESIRPFLNKDGGDIELIDVKNNQVFVKLLGNCSGCSLNFSTLKLGVENTIKQHAPEIEKVINVE
- a CDS encoding DUF3060 domain-containing protein yields the protein MKNIKKAGILAILLLGTGTAFSQSTKTESAKGVEKTEGNKMIHVEGVGHTLNYALNGGTVEVEGGDNTLTVKGSAKTITVSGTGNKVYIDKVDKISMEGGGNMVYYRTSGTKSGKPDVSITGVENKVVKQ
- a CDS encoding NAD-dependent epimerase/dehydratase family protein, whose product is MNSIKIILTGATGMVGEGVLMECLENPNVSEILSISRKPCGKSHHKLKEYLVPDFLSIDIHDEKLKGYDACFFCAGISSIGMNEEDYTRITYDTTLHFAKAVLNQNPDMVFNYVSGASTDSTESGKMMWARVKGKTENDLKKMNFKGAYNFRPGFMKPIDGQLNVKWFFKPFIWIFPIFFQSKSLTLQEVGRAMINVTQKGYPTSALEIRDIKNLSI
- a CDS encoding Mrp/NBP35 family ATP-binding protein; its protein translation is MLTKEKVQDFLKEIEVDDLVNNLQIMGNDVYIDMTAHSPAMHEKKKLEAAMKQAFASEFGEEVHLKLKIVSPEPSEIQQSQIKGKQIPGIQNIIAIASGKGGVGKSTVSANMAVTLAKMGFKVGLLDADIYGPSVPTMFDTEGEKPISVEVNGKSMMKPIENYGVKMLSIGYFSGANQAVVWRGPMASKALNQMIRDAAWGELDFLLIDLPPGTGDIHLSIIQEVPVTGAVIVSTPQHVALADVRKGIAMFQMESINIPVLGLIENMAYFTPEELPENKYYIFGNQGAQYLAEDLGIPVLGEIPLIQSIREAGDVGRPAALQEGSKIADIYTETARKMVESLVERNKSLPPTEAVKISTMAGCSPKAK
- a CDS encoding choice-of-anchor I family protein, with the translated sequence MINNYLLKGSVIAAFFFQSGLFGQTLIHYWNFNNNTSAVTVTTPASTMVNGSLTAIAGGTSVIDFAGGTGQNFSEENLNARNGDASGTHLRFNNPIGGGLQFNLPTTGYNNVIVKFTTRRSGQGAGTQTWSYSTDGTTFVQFQTVNPQDANPQLISLDFSNIQGANNNPNFKLKVEFSAAGGGTGGNNRFDNFTVDATPAGGPDITPPTVTYLPANNTNNASTTVNPTLSFNENIRLTDNSAINNSNAQNLIELRLGNAAGAQIPFTTTFSNNTITVTPTSGLVPGQTYYIALKPNTVEDFSDNGVIDATSSTFTTAGTTISLEKNFIKVNENAGNLAFKINITNPSTATVNLVVKPAPFSTADANDFTLANQTINITPSTTSYTVNIPIIDDTVAEQQAEYFVVSLENPAGAAISGDNSATVFIIDNDKPAPVPSHQIQLNYLGSFDPSGNNNSSTEIVVHDASTQRLFTISSITDVFDIIDFSNPAIPSVVKTVNMAPYGGITSIAVKNGIIAAASPNTDPQQNGSVVFFDINGNFLKQINVGALPDMITFSPDGTKVVTANEGEPNDAYTVDPEGTISIIDISGGIGNLTQSNVTTLNFNSFDSQLATLTATGLRKVRTNNTLSQDLEPEYVTISADSQKAWVTLQENNAVAEINLATKTITGIWGLGKKDMSLPGNGFDASDNNGEVLIANWPVKTYYVPDAVQNYKVGSTNYIVTANEGDEKDLSGYSERTTVGANNYTLDPVLFPNSSILKASYNLGRFRVSSATGNTDGDAEFEEIAALGARSFSIFSTDTKQIVYDSGDQFERYIAAYHPLIFNTDNESNAVKNRSRAKGPEPEGVALGNINGQTYAFITLERTGGVMVYNITDPNNPTFTDYKHSRSTSAYGGDNGPEGIIYIAPENTTTNKGYVIVANEISGTLSMYEVAVPATLGTGEIKTEQVTFNVFPNPVNKGNTLYFNRKQDYELYDMSGKLIGKEKNALTISTSNLSTGVYLIKTSEGQIKRVIVK